A region from the Hippoglossus hippoglossus isolate fHipHip1 chromosome 16, fHipHip1.pri, whole genome shotgun sequence genome encodes:
- the cicb gene encoding protein capicua homolog isoform X1 — MRPMKKHRGRSPPLTRGRGGKRRGGSQPLQEKDPKRVKRETLVKTAQHTPNTPSARKQSPPTAIKSNEAPVTNSKREELTEPRKPVESADGKKAVEKTEQDKTVGTKSTMSTDTLVFPTSALAPLSTATPPPITNHSPSIGSVSSRKTATFKARVPKKKYTYEHFANNANALTTIPTSSPALIHNSYCNINSKINDNVNTPNNNSKSYNTISNNSINRSIYVSIHSTNSNSTSSINNMISSNSSAGSHNTFINSSNSRSNNCSGNQPSVLTVDSKATEENHFVPMEDRALRTADSQEKEPQAGENESEGAPNSVRSSSTDTASEHSADVDAMEATGPGPHQKASHIPAPPHNSHPEEAGLNKGLAEALAKGMKNQRVLARQIKRAMESGVGAAMNRGLKERDSCSPSPLFRPGVVRRVSGGTVEVQLQGEDTFVKFPFHGGSMMTSSSLSGADTTVDFILDAPPPGMAPVAVGTRVCVPFAGEDGGPLLYRQGIVTQVDPHPGVSFPYQVLLSEDRETLGNDGVAEEKEKRKAVWVSRQSLRLLTTPWEVPHLDGGKAIEREREREREERERMEEMEVEREVCQLSIGMGVLGGGARLGHGLAHEGVAGGHPYVNVHPSPRSSTVASGAGASTPHEGEGNFSDRERQKEPNTPEEDVEVSHFNLGLAAGPKPHAGTSQQRNIISKSSGYPPSSPHLSVVLGLGAPHLSPLAGPQPPPSPALLGSEMNNSTPNLPPTKTTPTQTPTPTSGGGSSSTSSRSRTPLSLAQQKYKKGDVVCTPNGIRKKFNGKQWRRLCSREGCMKESQRRGYCSRHLSMRTKEMEAAGGERGGGSSSGTVTPSDLRGRASSEFEWDDTSRESSETSSRGDSRPRLVLPSILPHELSSRFDFDECEAATMLVSLGSSRSGTPSFSPISNQSPFSPALSPSPSPLFGFRPANFSPITASPVLQHRRHRQPSGTGGGGGGGSKAATSAGGAERERHTSGIQPSFHSNLTFTVPMSPSKRKPDAPPPPPVPSHHHDYTPKTELDQGELNSFRVLSPQTPASHSHTHTPTFSRPRGVSTPSSSKPSTTVSPPPLLVSPTPPSPLTHDGGPRRLVPVSQQALRDSPVIVRNPEVPLAKFTECPIGRGGSGNEGGTDHTSSKDINPTPLTPQPISGLQIPVPINAATATVPNGTVLLRSPAQTLVLLSPTPSSLPTADTPATPLQALSVTVSTTATAPAPSITDSSGEREENRGTVFGGEVQQPVPCHPSPTALLPLILPAQSLHPIPRKEIIMGRPGTVWTNVEPRSVPVFPWHSLVPFLAPTQSDAPSLPGEGQHPVNHPQAASLKSECQGVAALSQEPAEAPPTVERGPPPRPPPSSDEPPPEKEKGEAERERPDSETESDVDDLFLPGVVPEPPLAISPVKRRTQSLSALPKDGDKSSPGKREKDHIRRPMNAFMIFSKRHRALVHQRHPNQDNRTVSKILGEWWYALGPKEKQKYHDLAFQVKEAHFKAHPDWKWCNKDRKKSSSEGRGVPGGKDIRERSMSESTEPHSVELKGVGPSLVAERSTGEGHVGQLTRPRAFSQSAMHSLERNDRGNTQALAELAQMCGDGGSQFSGHAPPLPQSQRGVSEDMTSDEERMVICEEEGDDDVIEDPYPSTSIDLKCKERVTDSDSDNGSADESDRKRVFAPVICSTASSSSSHHTPHVRSVSLSSYPTSRRYDEGRSGGGGFSDHRRKERGEGEGKDTYGGEGGGRGIQASSLSLSSGQSVISTSPAGGHLSSVGSLGGNPLLGIGAVRVASTVVTNVMRPVISTPLPIASKPRDGGSSSSPHLVERRSLTPHQQPHLLIGSGPGGGYYSSSSPNPVGGGIGPGGVVTNLVLGGALSAQPTVQLITPSPHPHSLHHQAHTSTISALHSQTNGPLSVPMLQPQFLPASSLAPPGGKAITQVQYILPTLPANTNPKSPPQQLSQPTSIFNLPTAPPTHMSLANGKQQGTGSLTGYTSSPAMGVVSPGPRVQTQSPGLQGKMLVPMATVRTAPAPAQQYPIVAPPLPVQNGAQTGSKIIQIAPMPVVQSQLQQGGAVHSASPFPVAMGTAAVMVPGSAPSQTVLLPPASTRITYVQSTPGVPSTLPLVSTTTGSSPSQQAMPVPGSAYVPSSLATPGFTAIAQPGQTLVQPLIAGQPPLIATTQSQQPPLSAPGSGSGGQIVTAIYPQSPSVTMAMGVVSMTAMPPSVVYSVSSPSSASPHILPKHIASPVTITHPHPDRQADRHLPPDRPAERQADRQAERQAELLTHADRQLERQMQTSSHSSSVAPPSGSAVSIRPCSPSLQIQIPGSIPGTSKLTQLPVRAPQKVKATVANIPVGSYEGGGRGKEREREKDREREREKEREREREDAANCHFSFDLEPVGQTGPQSTHPAEEPPSSDRGLDGSSAADPSDSRTRESTTAKETGWKETHPSSPLPPPTATEPVLPPPQTEKEGPAPKKVKARPPPLKKTFDSVDKCGRVLSEVYFEERFAELPEFRPEEVLPSPTLQSLATSPRAILGSYRRKRKNSTDLDSATDDQVSPKRKSRRRSSCSSEPNTPKSAAKCEGDIFTFDRADSRSLNHSTYLSPLPATDGEDILTELEFDKVPYSSLRRTLDQRRALVMQLFQEQGFFPSAQATAAFQTRYSDIFPTKVCLQLKIREVRQKIMQTATPSDASVLGFPDSAGSLPGPSGSQSGEGSARGGGGDLQDEEGEQGTEASPEDPRDSQDSCR, encoded by the exons ATGAGACCAATGAAGAAGCACAGAGGACGATCCCCGCCGTTAACTCGAGGCAGAGGGGGGAAAAGGAGGGGAGGCTCTCAGCCCCTCCAAGAGAAAGACCCCAAAAGAGTTAAGAGGGAGACACTCGTCAAAACCGCACAGCACACACCCAACACTCCCTCCGCACGCAAACAGAGTCCGCCCACAGCCATCAAGTCAAACGAAGCACCAGTCACAAACAGCAAGAGGGAGGAGTTGACCGAGCCGAGGAAACCTGTGGAATCAGCCGATGGAAAGAAAGCAGTAGAAAAGACAGAACAAGACAAGACAGTGGGCACGAAGAGCACCATGTCCACTGATACTTTAGTGTTTCCTACCTCTGCCCTAGCGCCACTGTCCACAGCTACTCCCCCTCCGATCACTAATCACAGCCCTAGTATAGGCTCGGTCTCCAGCAGGAAAACGGCTACATTTAAGGCTCGTGTCCCGAAGAAGAAATACACATATGAGCACTTTGCTAACAATGCAAATGCCCTGACTACCATTCCTACCTCCAGCCCTGCACTCATACACAACAGTTACTGCAATATCAACAGCAAAATTAATGATAATGTGAATACGCCCAACAATAACTCCAAGAGTTATAACACTATTAGTAATAATAGCATTAATAGGAGCATTTATGTTAGTATCCATAGTACTAACAGTAACTCTACAAGTAGTATTAACAACATGATTAGCAGTAATAGTAGTGCTGGGAGCCATAATACTTTTATTAATAGCAGTAATAGTAGAAGTAATAATTGCTCAGGTAATCAGCCATCAGTGCTAACTGTGGATAGTAAAGCTACAGAAGAAAACCATTTTGTCCCCATGGAGGATAGGGCCCTCAGGACAGCAGACTCCCAGGAAAAAGAGCCTCAAGCTGGTGAAAATGAGTCAGAGGGGGCCCCTAACTCAGTGCGCTCCTCGTCCACTGATACAGCCAGCGAGCACTCAGCTGACGTGGATGCGATGGAAGCAACAGGACCTGGCCCTCATCAAAAAGCCTCCCACATCCCAGCTCCCCCCCATAACTCACACCCTGAAGAGGCTGGCCTTAACAAGGGGCTGGCTGAGGCTCTGGCCAAAGGCATGAAGAACCAGAGAGTCCTGGCTCGTCAGATAAAGAGGGCCATGGAGAGTGGGGTGGGGGCTGCAATGAACAGAGGGCTTAAGGAGAGAGACTCATGCTCCCCGTCACCTTTGTTCAGGCCAGGGGTGGTGCGTCGGGTGAGTGGAGGTACTGTCGAAGTCCAGCTCCAGGGAGAGGACACCTTTGTTAAATTCCCTTTCCATGGTGGatccatgatgacatcatcatcattgtcgGGGGCCGACACCACTGTGGACTTCATTTTAGATGCCCCACCACCTGGCATGGCACCCGTGGCTGTCGGGACCCGAGTGTGTGTGCCCTTTGCTGGAGAGGATGGGGGTCCTCTCCTGTACAGACAGGGGATTGTCACTCAGGTGGACCCCCATCCCGGAGTCTCATTTCCTTACCAGGTGCTCCTGAGTGAGGACAGAGAAACTCTGGGTAATGATGGGGtggcagaggagaaagagaaaaggaaagctGTGTGGGTGTCCCGACAGAGCCTGAGACTCCTCACCACTCCCTGGGAGGTCCCACATTTGGATGGTGGGAAGGCGATAGAGAGAGAACGGGAGAGggaaagggaagagagggagcggatggaggagatggaggtagagagggaaGTGTGCCAGTTGAGTATTGGAATGGGGGTGCTGGGAGGGGGAGCGAGATTAGGCCATGGTCTTGCGCATGAAGGGGTTGCAGGAGGGCATCCCTATGTAAACGTACATCCATCCCCCCGCTCTTCCACTGTGGCCTCTGGTGCAGGAGCCAGCACACCTCATGAGGGTGAAGGGAACTTCtccgacagagagagacaaaaagagcCCAACACTCCAGAAGAAGATGTTGAGGTTTCTCATTTTAACTTGGGCCTCGCAGCTGGTCCCAAGCCACATGCTGGGACGTCTCAGCAGAGAAACATCATCTCTAAGTCCAGTGGgtaccctccctcctccccccacctctctgTTGTACTGGGTCTGGGAGCCCCACACCTCTCCCCCCTCGCTGGTCCTCAGCCACCCCCTTCCCCTGCCCTACTGGGGTCAGAAATGAACAACAGCACTCCAAACCTACCTCCAACCAAGACCACTCCCACTCAGACCCCTACTCCCACTTCTGGTGGGGgttcctcctctacctcctctcgTTCCAGGACTCCCCTCTCATTGGCACAGCAAAAATACAAGAAGGGTGATGTGGTGTGTACCCCAAATGGTATCCGTAAAAAGTTCAATGGTAAGCAGTGGAGAAGGCTGTGCTCCAGGGAGGGCTGTATGAAGGAGTCTCAGCGTCGGGGATACTGCTCCAGACACTTATCCATGAGGACCAAAGAGATGGAGGcggcagggggagagagagggggaggcagcAGCTCAGGGACCGTCACCCCCTCTGACCTGCGAGGCAGAGCCAGTAGTGAGTTTGAGTGGGATGACACATCAAGAGAGAGTAGTGAGACCAGTAGCAGAGGAGACTCCCGACCCCGCCTGGTCCTCCCTTCCATCCTCCCCCATGAACTGTCCTCACGCtttgattttgatgagtgtgaGGCCGCCACCATGCTTGTATCGTTAGGGAGCTCCCGCTCCGGCACCCCTTCCTTTTCTCCCATCTCCAACCAGTCGCCCTTCTCCCctgccctctctccctcaccctccccaCTTTTTGGCTTCAGGCCGGCCAACTTCTCCCCGATTACCGCCTCCCCAGTTCTGCAACACCGGAGGCACAGGCAACCCAGTGGTacggggggaggagggggagggggcagCAAAGCAGCAAcctcagctggaggagcagaaaggGAGAGACACACTTCAGGCATCCAGCCTTCCTTCCACAGTAACCTGACGTTTACGGTCCCCATGAGCCCCAGCAAACGAAAGCCAgatgcacctcctcctccacccgtTCCCTCACACCACCACGATTACACACCCAAGACTGAGTTGGACCAGGGGGAACTAAACTCTTTCAGGGTGTTGTCCCCCCAGACACCAGCTTCACAttcccacacgcacacacccacctTCTCCCGACCCAGGGGAGTAAGCACCCCCTCCTCCAGTAAGCCCTCTACTActgtctcccctcctcctctgctggtgTCTCcaactcctccttctcctctcactcATGACGGGGGGCCTCGTCGCTTGGTTCCTGTATCCCAACAGGCCTTGCGGGATTCCCCTGTCATAGTGAGGAATCCTGAAGTCCCACTGGCAAAATTTACAGAATGTCCCataggaagaggaggaagtggaaacgaGGGAGGGACAGATCACACTTCATCTAAAGACATTAACCCAACACCCCTTACCCCTCAGCCAATTTCTGGACTCCAGATTCCCGTCCCCATTAATGCTGCTACAGCCACAGTACCCAATGGCACCGTCCTTTTGCGAAGCCCAGCCCAAACTCTGGTGCTTTTGTCCCCAACACCTTCCTCGCTGCCCACCGCTGACACCCCTGCCACCCCCCTGCAGGCTCTGTCAGTTACTGTCAGCACAACAGCCACAGCTCCCGCTCCGAGTATCACAGACAGCTCCGGGGAGCGAGAGGAGAACAGGGGGACGGTATTTGGGGGTGAGGTCCAGCAGCCAGTTCCCTGTCACCCTTCTCCCACTGCACTGCTGCCCTTGATCCTCCCAGCGCAAAGCCTTCACCCCATCCCACGAAAGGAAATCATCATGGGACGTCCTGGCACAG tgtgGACCAATGTAGAGCCCCGGTCAGTTCCAGTCTTCCCCTGGCATTCATTGGTCCCTTTCCTGGCACCAACCCAATCAGATGCTCCTTCTCTGCCAGGGGAGGGCCAGCATCCAGTTAACCACCCCCAAGCAGCCAGTCTGAAGTCAG aaTGTCAGGGGGTGGCAGCGCTGTCACAGGAGCCTGCAGAGGCACCTCCCACTGTCGAAAGAGGTCCCCCGCCCCGacctcccccctcctctgaTGAGCCGCCtccagagaaggagaaaggagaggcagagagggagaggcctGACAGCGAGACAGAGAGTGATGTTGATGATCT CTTCCTTCCAGGAGTTGTACCAGAACCGCCTCTCGCTATATCACCGGTAAAGAGGCGCACTCAGTCCCTCAGTGCGCTGCccaaagatggagacaagagcAGCCCTGGAAAG AGGGAGAAGGACCACATCCGGCGACCGATGAATGCATTCATGATTTTCAGTAAGCGCCATCGAGCATTGGTGCACCAGCGGCACCCAAACCAGGACAACAGGACAGTCAGCAAGATTCTTGGGGAATGGTGGTATGCCCTAGGACCCAAGGAGAAACAGAAGTACCATGATTTGGCTTTCCAG GTAAAAGAGGCCCACTTTAAGGCGCACCCAGACTGGAAGTGGTGcaacaaagacaggaagaagtCCAGCTCCGAAGGCAGGGGAGTCCCAGGGGGCAAAGATATCAGAGAGAGGAGCATGTCTGAGTCCACAG AGCCCCATTCTGTGGAGCTGAAGGGAGTTGGTCCAAGTCTGGTTGCTGAGAGGAGTACAGGAGAAGGTCATGTGGGCCAACTAACCCGACCCCGAGCCTTCTCTCAAAGTGCCATGCACAGCCTGGAGCGGAATGACAGGGGTAACACACAGGCTCTGGCAGAACTGGCACAG ATGTGTGGGGATGGTGGCAGCCAGTTTTCcggtcatgccccacccctgCCGCAGTCCCAGCGGGGGGTCAGTGAGGACATGACTAGTGACGAGGAGCGCATGGTCatctgtgaggaggagggagatgatgatgtcatcg AGGACCCCTATCCTAGCACTTCCATAGACCTCAAGTGTAAGGAGCGGGTGACTGACAGCGACAGTGATAATGGTTCTGCAGACGAAAGCGATCGAAAG AGAGTTTTTGCCCCAGTCATCTGCTCCACTgcgtcatcctcctcctcacaccaCACACCTCATGTCAGGAGTGTCTCACTGTCCTCTTACCCCACCAGCAGGCGTTATGATGAGGGGCGATCAGGTGGGGGTGGGTTTTCAGATcacaggaggaaggaaagaggagaaggagagggtaAAGACACAtatgggggagagggaggaggaagaggaatacaagcctcctctctgtccctctcttctGGCCAGTCAGTCATTTCCACTTCTCCGGCTGGAGGGCATCTGTCGTCAGTTGGTTCACTGGGTGGGAACCCACTACTGGGCATTGGCGCTGTGAGGGTGGCGTCTACGGTGGTGACCAATGTAATGCGTCCTGTTATCAGCACACCTCTCCCCATCGCCAGTAAACCCAGAGATGGAGGCTCTTCATCCAGCCCTCATCTGGTGGAGAGGAGGTCCCTGACTCCCCATCAGCAGCCGCACCTTCTGATTGGTTCAGGACCAGGGGGTGGGTACTACTCTTCTTCATCACCTAATCCTGTAGGTGGAGGCATAGGCCCAGGTGGTGTAGTGACTAATTTGGTGTTAGGAGGGGCTTTGTCTGCTCAACCCACTGTCCAGCTCatcaccccctccccccacccgCATTCCCTGCATCATCAGGCCCATACCTCCACTATTTCAGCTCTGCATAGCCAAACCAATGGGCCCCTGTCTGTGCCCATGCTTCAGCCCCAGTtccttcctgcttcctccctgGCGCCCCCTGGGGGTAAAGCCATCACACAAGTTCAGTACATCCTGCCCACTCTACCTGCCAACACCAACCCCAAGAGTCCACCTCAGCAGCTCAGCCAGCCAACCAGTATCTTCAACCTGCCCACAgctccacccacacacatgtcCCTGGCCAATGGAAAGCAGCAGGGTACAGGTTCACTGACAGGATATACGTCCAGCCCTGCAATGGGAGTGGTCAGCCCTGGACCCCGAG TGCAAACACAGTCTCCGGGGCTCCAGGGTAAAATGCTTGTTCCCATGGCAACAGTACGGACTGCACCAGCCCCTGCCCAGCAGTATCCCATTGTGGCTCCGCCTCTTCCTGTCCAGAACGGCGCTCAGACCGGAAGCAAG ATCATTCAGATTGCACCAATGCCAGTAGTCCAGTCCCAGCTCCAACAGGGGGGGGCAGTGCACTCTGCCAGCCCCTTCCCTGTAGCAATGGGCACAGCTGCTGTGATGGTTCCAGGATCAGCCCCCTCCCAGACTGTACTCCTGCCACCAGCATCCACCAG GATCACCTATGTCCAGTCCACTCCAGGGGTCCCATCCACTCTTCCTCTGGTCTCCACAACAACaggctcctctccctcccagcAAGCTATGCCAGTGCCTGGATCTGCATATGTTCCCTCGTCCTTAGCAACACCTGGGTTTACAGCCATTGCACAACCTGGACAGACATTGGTTCAGCCACTGATTGCAG GTCAGCCACCACTCATCGCCACAACTCAGTCTCAACAGCCCCCCTTGTCAGCCCCTGGTTCCGGCTCCGGGGGGCAGATAGTGACCGCCATCTACCCTCAGTCACCTAGTGTCACCATGGCAATGGGGGTGGTCTCCATGACAGCAATGCCCCCCAGTGTGGTCTACTCTGTCTCCAGCCCTTCCAGCGCTTCCCCTCACATCCTGCCCAAGCACATAGCCTCCCCCGTCACAATTACACATCCGCAtccagacagacaggcagaccgGCACCTGCCTCCAGACAGACCCGCAGAGCGACAAGCTGACCGGCAGGCTGAGAGACAGGCTGAGCTGCtgacacatgcagacagacagctcGAGAGGCAGATGCAGACCTCCAGCCATAGCAGCTCAGTGGCACCTCCCAGTGGCTCAGCTGTGTCCATAAGGCCCTGCAGTCCTTCACTTCAAATCCAAATACCTG GCAGCATTCCAGGTACATCCAAACTAACCCAGCTTCCAGTCAGGGCCCCTCAGAAAGTGAAGGCAACCGTGGCAAACATTCCTGTGGGCAGCtatgaaggaggagggagaggaaaagagagagaacgagagaagGACAGGGAGCGAGAGCgggaaaaagagagggagagggagcgggaAGATGCAGCCAACTGTCACTTCTCATTTGATCTCGAGCCGGTGGGGCAGACGGGTCCTCAATCAACACATCCTGCCGAAGAGCCACCGTCCTCTGACAGAGGCCTGGACGGCTCCAGTGCAGCGGACCCGTCTGACTCACGGACCAGGGAAAGCACAACCGCCAAAGAG ACTGGATGGAAGGAGacccacccctcctctcctctccctcctccaacCGCCACTGAACCTGTACTACCGCCCCCACAGACTGAAAAAGAAGGCCCCGCACCCAAAAAGGTCAAAGCCCGTCCACCTCCTCTGAAGAAGACCTTTGACTCTGTGGACAA gTGTGGCAGGGTGCTGTCAGAGGTGTATTTTGAGGAGCGCTTTGCCGAGCTGCCAGAGTTTCGCCCCGAGGAGGTTCTGCCTTCACCCACCCTGCAGAGTCTGGCCACGTCACCCCGCGCCATTCTGGGCAGCTACCGCCGCAAGAGAAAGAACTCTACAG ATTTGGACTCAGCCACTGACGATCAAGTCTCTCCTAAGAGAAAGAGCCGGCGgcgctccagctgcagctccgaGCCCAACACTCCTAAAAGTGCGGCCAAGTGTGAGGGAGACATCTTCACCTTTGACAGAGCAG ATTCCCGGAGTCTCAACCACTCCACCTATTTGTCCCCACTCCCAGCCACAGATGGAGAAGACATCCTGACAGAACTGGAGTTTGACAAAGTGCCGTACTCGTCTCTGCGTCGAACGCTGGACCAGAGGAGAGCGCTGGTCATGCAGCTGTTCCAGGAGCAGGGCTTCTTCCCCTcag CTCAGGCCACTGCAGCCTTCCAGACAAGATACTCGGACATCTTTCCCACCAAGGTTTGTCTACAGCTGAAGATCAGGGAGGTCCGGCAGAAGATCATGCAGACGGCTACCCCCTCCGACGCCTCTGTCTTAGGCTTCCCTGACTCCGCCGGCTCCCTCCCTGGACCCTCCGGCTCTCAGTCAGGAGAAGGCTctgcgagaggaggaggaggcgaccTGCAGGACGAAGAAGGGGAGCAAGGGACAGAGGCGAGCCCAGAGGATCCTCGTGACTCGCAGGACTCTTGTAGATGA